The Canis lupus dingo isolate Sandy chromosome 18, ASM325472v2, whole genome shotgun sequence genome includes the window CCATGGTTGGTCTCTCGGGCTCCGTTCCCAAAATCCCCTCAGAGCCGTGAAGGTGAGGTGGGTGTCCTGTCCTGCATACCCAGCCCCTCTCCACTACAGCTGGGTGTATGCTCATGAGGGGACTTTGGGAAGGCCCtagagatgggggatgggggccAGGAAGGGCGTTTGGAATCTTTAGTCTCGTTCCCTGACCATCAGGGAGGGACAAGAGGCTGGAGGTAGAATCACCAAAGGCCAGTGATCTCACCAGCCAGGAGTATGTAATGAAGCTTCCATGAACCCCCCAGGGAAGGGTTGCAGTGAGCTCCCCAGCTGGCAAATACGTGGATATTTGGGGACAGTGGCACCCCTAGAGAGCACGGAAGCTCCACGGCTGCCCCCACAGCTCATCCTGAGCACCTCTTCCACCGGGCTGTTCCTGATCCTATCCCTCTTATAAGTAACTGCTGATCTAGTAACAGCACCCAGAAAAGGGGGCGTGAGAACCTCCAATTtatagcccccccccccacgctgagaagcacaggtgacaacctggattTGTGATGGCATCTGAAGGGGAGGGTCTCCTGGGAGTGAGCTGACTCCAGGAAGACAGGGTAGGGTTTGCATTGAATCATAGGACACCCCAGTTGGCCAGCCAGTACCCCCCTCCCTCCAGAAGCCTTTCATCCCCATCTCTGCCCACTGTTCCTGTCCTGGGGAAGCCCTTCCATGAACATGGGGTGGCAGAGGACTCAGTGCCCTTCACTCTGCTGGCAAGGGGCTCCTGAGGGCCAACAGCATCTGCGCACCACCACcaggcctttgcacctgctgtcccTTCACGCTTGAAACGCTGACTTCTTGGTGAGGCTCTCCGACCACCCCATTTCAGATTACAGTCCCCCCCACCTCCTGTTACTCTTCCCTACATGCATCTCCAAGAGCATCTGAGGTATCTCACTGGTTTATGACACTTGGGTGTCATTTGTCTCCCTCGGGGGACATGAACCATGGAGGCAAAGAATTTATCGATTTAGTGCTGTGTCCTCAACCCCTAGAAAGATGCTGGACACATAGTAGGTTCCCAGCACATATGGGtcaaatgaatgagtggatgcACACATGGCCTCCCTCCTGCGACCTACCATCTTCATCTGCATCCTGAAGTCACCTCCAAGCTCCCCTCATCCTTCCCCTTCAGCCCCCGGCCTCCCGCTATTCTCTGAAAGaagccccagctccccagcctggcctggaAAGCTCAGCGTGAAAGCCGCCCTCACCCGATGGCTCCTGCCTGGGCCCACCAggggctcctcctcccctggctcaACTCACATCACTCCTGGGGCGTCCCCAGCACGGGGTCCCGGTGGGGCTGCCAGTGGAGATGTCAGATGGTAGCCAAGGAAAATGCACTGTGAGAATAAAATAAGTACGTTCCTGCACAACTGAGAGAATGTCCAAAATCCAGGACACTGACAACACGAAACGTTGGTTGGGATGTGGAGCAGCAGGACCGCCCTCTCTCACCGGAACGGTGCGGCCCCCTGGAAGGCAGTTTGGTGTTTCCTTACAAAGCTAACCCTCCTCTTACCATACCGTCCAGCAGTCATGCTCCTCGGTACCTACCCAGAGTAGCTGAGAGCTTATGTCCACGCAGAAACCTGCACACGGATGTTCTTAGCGGCTTTACTCATAATTGGTGAAACTCGGAAGCAACCAAGACGCCCTGGGGTAGGGGGATGGCTGAACTGTGATCCATTTACACGGGGAATATtatcaatatgaaaaagaaatgagctatccaGCCATAAAACGATGTGGAGGAACTGTAACTGGATGGTACTGAGCAAAAGAAGCTAATGTGGGAAGGCCCTGGGAGATTCCAACCAGgagacactctggaaaaggcgAAATACGGAGTAAAGagatgggtggttgccaggggcgaGGGGCGTGCGCAGGAGGAGCGCAGGGGCTCAGGGCCACGAAACTACTCTGTGTGGCCCCGTAATGGTGGGTATACATCCTTCTACGTCCGTCTAAACCCACAGAGTGTAGAACATCATCAAGGGTGGACTTCGGGAAGTATTAGGGCATCAGTATTAATCCAGCAGTTGTAGCAGAGGCACCAGCTAGAGCAGGATGCTAACAACAGGGGCAGCTggtcggggaggggaggggcataCACCAGAATTTCTTGGTACTTTTtgtgcaatttttctgtaaacctgaaATTGCcctaaaaaataatgtgtattaagaacaattaaaaacaaacaaaaaaagtcatcAGAGCTTCGAATTTAATGGAGCATTCTTCATTTGACCTGGCCACTCTAGCCCAGGGAAGCCATGCTGTCAGTCAGCGATGGGGAGGGTCTGATGACAccaaagaaggaggaagagggatccctgggtggcgcagcggtttggcgcctgcctttggcccagggcgcgatcttggagacctgggatcgaatcccatgtcgggctctcagtgcatggagcctgcttctccctctgcctatgtctctgcctctctctctctctctctctctctctctctctctgtgactatcataaataaataaaaatttaaaaaaaaaaaaaaaagaaggaggaagggagaagatgcACGAAGGTACCTCAGGCTCTGAGGCCAGCCTCTGTGCTCAGAAACCCCAGGCCTGCTGGGGAGCAACCCCGTTGGCCAGTCATGGGGGGGACTGAGTGTTGAGGGGTCCGCACTGTGGAGACCCCATCCCTGTCCCCGCCCTCCTTGAGGACCTCAGCACCCTGTTCAGATGTGAGCCCCTCTCCTTCACACGCAACATCATGCCTTGGAGTTCAAATATGGCCAGAGTCAGCGCTCCTAAAAAGAAGTCTCCTGGTCCGGGTATGCCCATACTCCAGTTCCATCCTTCTTGCTCTCAGCCAGCATGGCCCCTCCCCACTGACTTCTTCCTACATGGGGCCCTCCCTCTCCCAGCAGGGGAATCCCACTGTCTCAGCTAACCTGACCCTAGTACCCCCTCCTCATCTTTAGTACCTTCATCCTGGGTGAACCCACTTAGgtcaaacagagggagaaggaggaccCTCCAGTCCCTCTCCATGACTCAGTTCCTCCTCTTCTCAGCCTTGGGCAGCCATCAGGTCCAGCCCCCCTGTGGCCTCCCTATGGTCCATCCCCACCCTAGAAGTGAGACCCTTCCCGATTCCTGGGGGGTCCCTTCTCTCCCCTCAGATTTCCTGACACTCTCCTCACACCCTCCCGGCTTGGCTCTGAAGAGCACTGAAGTTGAAGTTGGTGCAGAGAACAGGCCAGTCTTTGGGGGGAGAGGCAGCTAAAGGGATTGAGGAATGGCCAGAAGCCATGGAGCACAGGCAACTGGGGAAGAGTGGGGCCTAGGGGCCTGGTCCTCCCCACAGGTCTTCATGCTGTTGTGGGGAAGAGGCAGTGGGTCCCAGAAGTGCCCTACGGAGTAGGGCTCCCCTGAGTGAGGGCTGTGTGAGAAGCTGTAAGGGGAAGGGGTCACAGGGGATGGGGTAGATGCCTGTAGGCTGTGAGAGGCCTTGGAGCCCCAGATCAGGGAGGGGATGGAGCCACCCTGGCTAGGCCCACCCACCTGCTTCTTCCGCACTTTGTCATCTCCCACCTCCACCAGCAGCTGGAAGGGTGGCCCGCCATGATCTACAGTTGCTGTGGGCACCAGGGCATGGCATGTGGGGTAGTGTGGGGTGCAGAGGGGTGTGTGGGACTAACGGGGTGCTGCAGAGAATGGACAGGGTGTGAGGGGCAGGGAGTGGATGGCACCTGGGCAGGGTGAGGGGGTTGGGAGAGATGGATTCTGGACACTTGGAGGATGTGAAGGACTATGGAGAGACCCAGGAGCATGCCAGATTCTGGGCTCTTACAGGGTGTGCAGGTCAGGGGTGCGACTCAGCTGTGCAGGCCAGGTGGGGGCCAGGTGGGTGGGTCAAGGGcagtgggtggggcagaggcagtgggGTAGGGACTGGGATCAGGGACAGTAAGACAGAAGGTGGGGAAGAATGAGGCAGGTGCAGTCAGTCCAGCAGGTGCGGTGGGCAGAGCGGTGGGTGGATGTACAGGTGAAGGGTGGTGTGGACAGGTGCGCTGGGCGAGGCCATGGGTCAGGtgaacggggtgggggggtcggtGGGCGGGGCCATGGGTCAGGTGAGcacggaggggcggggcggggccgacgCGGTGGGTAGGGAGACCCAGGGGGCGGGGCGACGGGGCAGGAGGACGGGGGAGGGGCGACAGGTGCAAGGGGGCGGGGCGGCAGGTgcaaggggcggggcgggggcggggcgggggcggggcgtcgCTGGCCCTCCCGGAAGCCAGGGGGCGCTGTGACGGGCCCACGCGGGCTGTGCGTGCCCCTCCTTCCGCCCGCGGCCCGGAAGCCGGCGATGGCGCGGAATGTGCTGTGAGTTGCCGGGGGCCGGGACGCGGGCCCGGGGGccgtgggggccgtggggggccgtggggggcgggggcgcgggggcggggcgccgtgcggtctggggcggggggcgcggcgcgcGGCGGGAACCACGAGCGCCCCCCAGGAGGGCTGCGCCCGTGGCCCTAGCGTGACGAGTGCCGTGTGCGCGCAtgcgcggcggcggggggcgcgcggccggacccggcgggggcgggggcggggcgggcggggcggggcgggggcgccccggcAGGTGCGCGGGGCCCGGGAGCGGGCGGGGCCGGAGGAGAGCGGGCGGGGCGTGCTGGCGGGGAGGGTGGGGTCGCGGGTGAGTCAccggcggggccgggggagcTAGACCGATGGCAGCCGGCCAGGTCGCTGGGTCGGGCGCGGGAGAAGCGCGCGGCGGCCCTGAGCCTCGCGGGCGTCGGGCTCGTGGGACCCGCGggagggccgggcgggcgggggcggggccgaggccgTGCGGGCGGGCGCAGGTGTTCCGGCGCAGGGGCGCCCGGGGGTAGCCCTTCCCCGCCCACCGGCGGCGCGGGGACCCGGAGACGTGGAGGGTCAGGGCCCGGCCCCGACCGCGCGGCTCCCCCGGGTCCCGCCCTCGCCCCCTGCAGTGCCGCAGTCGGGCACCAGGGGGAATAAGCGAGCCCCGTCGGGTGCCGGCCATTGGCCCAGACTGCACTGGAGGAGGAAACAAGGCAGGCCTGTTCCGGGGCCGGGGGCGAGGCCTGGCCCATCAGAAGCCGCCTCCCGCCCTTGCCACCCTGCGCCGGAGACCCCCACCCAGGGGCTGCTGCCGGTACCAGCCCACTCGGTCCATGGCAGACCGCGAGCAGACGGCCCTCAGCCACTGGGTCCTGCGGGGTCAGGGCCCCAGTCTTGCCTTCCCAGAGCCCCCACACCCCGCAGCGCCCCTGAGGCTCACCCTGGGCCTCTCACCCCCTGGCTCTGCTCATCCCGCCCAGCACAGCACTTGGCCTCCTTGAACCCATCATGATGCTGGTTGTGCCCCAAGATCAGGGGCCACGTGCAGTGCCTCAGAGAGGTAGCGGGGTGACCAGGCTGAGCCCCCTGATGACACTGTGTCCCTGCGTGCCcaccctccccgcggccccggccctcTGCCTCCATGCAGACCCTGCAGACTGCGGGCACCCTCACCTGGctgctctgcactgggcatggccTCTCACTGCTTCCCATTTGCCTCTGCTTGCTCTGGGGGCTTTCACagtgcgtggggggggggggggtaagtgGTCAAGGTGACTGGTGCCTCTCCCACCCACACAGAGAGTGTGCAAGTGGCCTCCCAGCCCGTGCTGCGGGGTAAGCCAGGGTTAGGAGCGACTCTGCAGCCAGCAGCCTGTCTGTGGGACCATCACTTTAAACAACCCTGGTCGCCAGCATCTTTGGGGGGGCCATGGTACACATGCTCTCTACTGGCCTATTTCTTGAGTCACTCATTGACCCTTTCCAGAGGCCAGCCCTCAGGTCCAGCAGCCCCCACTGGTCGAGCTGGTGGGCACCAGGGACCTTGGTGCCCACCTTGGGCAGATCTGACCAGTGAGTGAGGGAGGTTGTGGGGGCACTGGGCTGTAGGAAGCGCCCCCCGCTTTGCTTCTCACTGCTGTTGCTGTGGGTAGACACACGGAGGTCTGCTGGGGGCGCCCTTGGGGTTCTGAATGTTTGATACAGACCAATCTCTCCCTGCTCTCAGGTACCCTCTGTACCAGCTGGGCAACCCCCAGCTCCGCATCTTCCGAACAAACTTCTTCATTCAGCTGGTGCGGCCCGGCACGGCCCAGCCCGAGGACACCGTGCAGTTCCGGATCCCCATGGAGTAAGCCCCTGAGGAATTCAGGCTGGGGAGTACCCCCCTCCCTACTGGGGCAGTCCTGGTGGTGTCACAGAACCTGGCTCCTATGTGTGGCTTCTCCCCGCTGTGAAAACACCACAGGCGGCTCTCCGAGCTGCTCTGCAAATATTGACCGAGGGCCTGCTGTTTGCAGAGCCTCCGGTGGTGAGGCTGGGCTGCCCCCCCACacgcccacccctcccccaccagggaAGCCCAGTGGAGAGCCTAGCACTTCTTTAACTGCATTGAGCTCCGTGCTCTTTCCAGGCAGCTGGGCCGAGGCTCTCGGAGGTTCTTACCACAGCTTCCAAAACCCTAGTTTTCCAGGCGGTTCCCTCACAGAGGCTCCGGCAACTAGAGGGACACAGCATCCTGTCCCCCAGGCTGCAGGGCGCTACTCTGAAGTGTCAGGATGTGATGGCCCCAGCACATGGTCCCGGGGTTGACTTGAGCAGCAGCCTTTAGAGGCGGGGAGGAGCGGCCAGGCTGCGGTGATGATGCCACTTCAGGGGAAAAGGCCAGGGGGCCTaactccccaccccctgggcccCCATTTCTAGGAAATGGCCTGGTGGTGGGCTGCAGACAGGACCGGCCCCAGTGGGCTCTCAGAGGCCTGGGGCGCCCCCCAGACTGACCCTTCCCTGGGGAGAGCTCTGCTCAGGAGCCCAGCCCCAAGTGAGCATGAGCCCCTTGCAGCCCCCCCTTCCTGTGTGGGGGACAGGTGGCCACTTGTCATCTCAGCCTGGCTGGGACATGCTTACCTTCCTTCTCTACCCCAGGATGACCAGGGTGGACCTGAGGAATTACCTAGAGCGCATCTACAACGTACCCGTGGCTGCCGTGCGGACGAGGGTGCAGCATGGTGCGTgctggccctgctgccctgctgtgGGGGGGCTCCCCACAGCCCCCCAAACACCCCTGGAGCTCACGAGGCCTCATCCCGACCACCACAGACAGGGTGCCCTTCCCCGTCCAGCTGGGAAGCTGGGGCGGCAGAGCGCTTCCTTGTTCCTCTTAACCCCctgtcccgccccccccccccccgcaccctgAGGTGTAAGTACGCAGCCTTCCCATGAGGGGTGCAGTGCCGACGAACAGAAGtcaatttttttacttattttagataCGTTTGGGTGTTTAGCAGAGCAGAGGGTCGCGGTAGTGGCATGTGCTCCTGGAACATGGTCTGTAAATGTGAACTGGTCACACTTCGGGTGTGACGTGCTATCATCCGTGGGACACCAACCAATTCTTACATGTTTGCCTCTTTCTAGAAAGTGGGTCCTGGATGAGTTGGGCTGAAAAATCTCGTGCTCAGAATACAATGTGTCGtttccccccccacacacacccccaacagGTTCCAACAGGAAGAGGGATTACAGGAACGTGAGGGTGAAGAAACCAGACTACAAGGTGGCCTATGTGCAGCTGGTGAGTGGGCTTCGGGCAGAGGCCCAAGTCCTGGGCGTGACTTATCACGACCGTGACCTTGGTGCGGGGGACGTGTTTGTGCAGCGGCCCCGCCTGGGGCCCCGGGAGGCCCTGAGAGGCAGGATCTCCAGGCCCAGGGCACAGGGCAGAGCCTGTGCTTCGTCCTAATCCCCGGCAGCCCCAGGCAGAGCTCATGGGAGGAGACGGCGCGGGGCATCTTGGAACTTCTCTGGGGCCAGCCGTGTCGTGCCCTTGGACTTTGAATGTGCTGTGGGCTCAGGCAGGCCCACTCAGGCCCAGGGGTTTGGGGCTCAGATGGAAGCCAGAGCTCTTGCCTCTGGAGAGCCCTGCAGGGCGGGCAGCCCCCAGCGGGGAGGCCATTGGTGCCCTGAGTTAAAGCTGCTGCAGGGGCCTGGGTCTCCACTGGACCCGTTTGCTACGCCCTGGGGTCCTGGtggagccccctcccctctggatGGGGCCGTGAGGCTGTGGCACAGTCTGTCGGGTTCTCATGACCGTGTCTCCTGCCTggcctggggtgtgggggagggtcCAGTGCCCCATCTGAGCCTCTGCCAGCCCAGAGCATGACTTCAGGGCCCCTGCTCAGGCTCTCCCCTTCCAGCCAGAGGGGACCCCAGATGTGTTTCTGCAGATGAGCCCTCCAGGGGACGGCCGGGTCCCTCGCTATCTCCATGCAAACCTGCCAGGGACGGCCCTGCTTGCAGGGTCCCTTAGCTGCCCTTGCTGTTTGAAACCcctggagggggatgggggggttCTTCCAGATTGTTCCATCCCAGGGTGGACAGCCGGAGTGGAGCCTGCGGCGGGAGGCGGCTGGCCGTGGCCGCTAGATGGCAGTAGCGCTATTGTGAAAACCTCCCGGGGCCTGCAGACCTATTTTGAGCATGAGGAGGCAGTTTGTTAAGAGACCCAGTCAGCGTGGCAGCTTTTCTGAAAAACAGTCACAGTTGTTGTTCTAAACAGGGGCCCCCCTAATTATTTGGCCTAATATTTGCTGTGCATATAATCAGCCAATCCAGGTGGAGAGAGCGCCCGTTGGCCATATAAAGGCGTCTGTGTCCTATGTGTGAAATTGGGCCATCTGTCTCTGTCATGGCGTGCGGGCTGACACCCCCTGTGCCGGCATTCGCCACCAGGCCTTCCGTGGGCCAGTGACGGTGACAAGTGGCTTCTGAGTCACCCGAACCCTTGCATTCTTCCCGCTTAGATCTGCTGCGTGCAGCTGCCGCGGGGGCGCCTTTCTTCCCCCGTGAGACCAGGCGGCACAGCCTAGGGCAGCGTCCCTGCTGGGCAGCCCCGCTCCCGCTGGTCCCCACTGACGTTCCGGGAGCCCCCACTGACATTCGGGAgtgttccccccgccccccaggcccgcTCGCCTCTGTCCGGCCTGGAAACCGGCAGGAAGCCGGGGCCCTTGCCTCTCTGAAGGGGTCTCTTCTCTGCCCCCGTCTCCCGGGGCCAACCTCTCCCAGCGCGTCCCTGCGGGCCCCGCTCTGGGGCTTCTAAAAACAGAGCTAATTGTAAAGCACACAGAGGGTCAATCACGAACACAAATTAAGTTTCCGAATCTATTTTGAGTTGCCGGCTGCGGAAGAGCCCGTCAGGCGGGTGGGGGCCCCACGCTTCCCCCGACAACCTGATACACATCTCTGTGGCCCCGCATCCCACGCGGCAGAGGAGCGTCACCAGGCAGGCGGGAGCCCTCTGGGGCCCAGGCCATGGCCCGGGGCCGCTTCCCACACTGCTCCTTTCCTGCGCTTTTCTGCTGACCAGCACGCTCTCCACTGTGGCGGGTGGGGGCTGAGGGTTTACTTTTGAAAGTACAAGGTGAAGTTCCCTGGAGAGGGGCACCCACAAGTGGCTCTTGTCTCTGGTGAGAAGTGAAGAATTTCTCTCACCGGCTCCCTCCGTTTTTCCGGAGCTGTTGCAAATTGGcatctttgtatttatattttaaaatgtcattttgggTTTCCCCCACCTCAGAAAACTAGCAAAATCACCTCGATATATTAAACATAAATCCCCGTTCTGGGCAATCAGCCTTGCATGTAAACTATTGCcctttggtattttaaaaaagaaaaaaaaaagcagtgttgaGCTGTGTAAGCTAATCCTGGTGCAGGCTGGCTACTGAGCGCACACAGCCCTGCTTTCTTCACTCGGGCCCGCGCTCCGCGCCATGTGATCAGAATTTATAAACCTTCCCTTCTCGGGTGGGGCGTGCGGGCTGTTTCAGATCATACTTGGCTGCCTGCCCAAAGCCAAATTTCTTTACAAAACAAGGGTCTCCAAGAACCAGCGCACTTTActgattttacttattaaaattttCCAGATACGGATGCCGTCCTCCATCCTTTGCCCGTCTGGAAACAGCGCGGCTCTGGCGCGCGCCCCTCTCGTGCCCTGATCTCGGGGGGCTGCTCCGTGGGACCCAGCAGACTGAAAGGGCACCTCAGAGCTGCCCGGGCCCCCTCCTCCGCTGCAGCGGTGGCCAGCCCGGTGCCCCACACACGTGCTCGGGGGTCTGGGTTGGGGCTTGGCCGACACTGGCACATTCTGAACTTTTAGTGAAAGATGTAAAACCAGTTAATTTGCAAAGCCGGTCTTGATTTATAGACTGCTGCATATGTACATTTCTTTGTACGTTCTATGCGTTTTATTTGCCAAGCTCCGAGCCGGGAGGAGGGGCAGCCTTTAATGTGGGCAGAGGCCTTTAGGTATTTTGGATGGAAAAAGTTTCAGTGTGGCACCAGACATCATTTGTGCCGTGTTTTCCCGTGCCTCGCTCCTGCCCCCCGGTCCGCCCGCGCTGCCCCCGCGCCCGTGAATGGGCGCTTTGCTGGGCTGCTTTTAATGAGGCTCCCGCCGGTGCAGACGCCACTCCATAAAGAGATAATGTCGATGAAAAGGGGCATTGTCCAGAGTAATGGTTTCCCGCTGTGAGATAAAAGCCAGCGGCCGGACGACATGTTTGTTTTCCAGGCAGGGACATCGCTCTGGACATGCTGGCCGCGTGTCCGTCCCGGGCCTTGGGCAGGAGGGTCccgtccccccccgccccctgtgaGAAGGCTCCTGGACTCAGAGCTGCCCTGCTTGCCTTTGCTCCATAGGCGCACGGACAGACCTTCACGTTCCCGGATCTGTTTCCTGAGAAAAAGAGCCCTGACGGCAGCCCTGGTGACGATGACATCCGGGACCAGCTCCTGGAGGACCAGCGGCGGAGGCAGACCCGCGATCCCCGGCGCGGTGGCGTCCCCGACTGGTTCGGCCTGTGACGGCCCCAGTCCAAATAAAGTCCTGCGTGTGGAGCAAGGCCACAGGCTCCGTGTCCTCTGTCCCACATGTCCCTGTGCAGGGCTGTGCCCCATGGCACACGGCACACACGGCACCTGGCCGCAGGCACGGAGCAGGGCCTGTGGGGACTGTAACCATGTGACCCATTTCTGGCCCCGTGAGCCTACGGCGAAGGTCTTGGTGGGGAAGGTTGTGTCAGACAGGTtgtgaggtggggtggggcgAGCACCACGGGCAGGGAGCCCGTCCTGCTGAGGGTCTAGGGTGGCAGCACTGGTGGCTCTCGAGTGGGGAGGTGTCCATGGGCGGACCCAGAGGAAGCGTGTTTAGCAGATGCCAACCCAGCACGAAGCAGTGCACAGAGGGTGGGAGATGCCGGAAACAGAGGACGaagtggggggggtgggaaggaTCACTGGCCTGAAGGCTTGAGGACAAGTTGGTGTGGTCAGTGGTCATCGGCTCCCTGGGGTGGACACTTGGGAAGGAGACGGTATCTGGGAGCCTGCAATGTGTACATTCAGCAGCCCTATTTGC containing:
- the MRPL23 gene encoding 39S ribosomal protein L23, mitochondrial isoform X4 is translated as MARNVLYPLYQLGNPQLRIFRTNFFIQLVRPGTAQPEDTVQFRIPMEMTRVDLRNYLERIYNVPVAAVRTRVQHGSNRKRDYRNVRVKKPDYKVAYVQLAHGQTFTFPDLFPEKKSPDGSPGDDDIRDQLLEDQRRRQTRDPRRGGVPDWFGL
- the MRPL23 gene encoding 39S ribosomal protein L23, mitochondrial isoform X6, with protein sequence MARNVLYPLYQLGNPQLRIFRTNFFIQLVRPGTAQPEDTVQFRIPMEMTRVDLRNYLERIYNVPVAAVRTRVQHGSNRKRDYRNVRVKKPDYKVAYVQLIRMPSSILCPSGNSAALARAPLVP
- the MRPL23 gene encoding 39S ribosomal protein L23, mitochondrial isoform X3 encodes the protein MRGGGGRAAGPGGGGGGAGGAGRGRPGRYPLYQLGNPQLRIFRTNFFIQLVRPGTAQPEDTVQFRIPMEMTRVDLRNYLERIYNVPVAAVRTRVQHGSNRKRDYRNVRVKKPDYKVAYVQLAHGQTFTFPDLFPEKKSPDGSPGDDDIRDQLLEDQRRRQTRDPRRGGVPDWFGL
- the MRPL23 gene encoding 39S ribosomal protein L23, mitochondrial isoform X5 → MMLVVPQDQGPRAVPQRESVQVASQPVLRGKPGLGATLQPAACLWDHHFKQPWSPASLGGPWYPLYQLGNPQLRIFRTNFFIQLVRPGTAQPEDTVQFRIPMEMTRVDLRNYLERIYNVPVAAVRTRVQHGARTDLHVPGSVS
- the MRPL23 gene encoding 39S ribosomal protein L23, mitochondrial isoform X2, which translates into the protein MMLVVPQDQGPRAVPQRESVQVASQPVLRGKPGLGATLQPAACLWDHHFKQPWSPASLGGPWYPLYQLGNPQLRIFRTNFFIQLVRPGTAQPEDTVQFRIPMEMTRVDLRNYLERIYNVPVAAVRTRVQHGSNRKRDYRNVRVKKPDYKVAYVQLIRMPSSILCPSGNSAALARAPLVP
- the MRPL23 gene encoding 39S ribosomal protein L23, mitochondrial isoform X1; translated protein: MMLVVPQDQGPRAVPQRESVQVASQPVLRGKPGLGATLQPAACLWDHHFKQPWSPASLGGPWYPLYQLGNPQLRIFRTNFFIQLVRPGTAQPEDTVQFRIPMEMTRVDLRNYLERIYNVPVAAVRTRVQHGSNRKRDYRNVRVKKPDYKVAYVQLAHGQTFTFPDLFPEKKSPDGSPGDDDIRDQLLEDQRRRQTRDPRRGGVPDWFGL
- the MRPL23 gene encoding 39S ribosomal protein L23, mitochondrial isoform X7 — its product is MEMTRVDLRNYLERIYNVPVAAVRTRVQHGSNRKRDYRNVRVKKPDYKVAYVQLAHGQTFTFPDLFPEKKSPDGSPGDDDIRDQLLEDQRRRQTRDPRRGGVPDWFGL